In one window of Mauremys reevesii isolate NIE-2019 linkage group 22, ASM1616193v1, whole genome shotgun sequence DNA:
- the LOC120388857 gene encoding uncharacterized protein LOC120388857, giving the protein MAETRIQKDVTELYQIHSTLRVADTATDTISCTIINPLLKRHHKTVIAISGFFDVEAEHGIITAVIGENAVLPCRLITKHLPPSMELQWRKVGPGKDETIYLYRYDESRPLVNTYPQDDKCSVGYLSPNGVNSREWIRKKYEKKAKVFKGKEFGKGNISLQLNNIQVEDKGKYVCSATANSFHRESITEVLIREFKDFSPQLDRLDSMKRRVAKFPIKGVFRKEA; this is encoded by the exons ATGGCTGAAACAAGAATCCAGAAAGATGTGACAGAGCTGTATCAAATCCATAGTACACTCAGGGTAGCAGATACTGCTACTGACACCATCTCATGCACTATAATAAACCCCTTGCTGAAGAGGCACCACAAAACAGTTATTGCAATTTCAG GTTTCTTTGATGTGGAGGCAGAACATGGCATCATTACAGCTGTAATTGGAGAAAATGCTGTTCTTCCCTGTCGGCTGATTACAAAACATCTGCCacccagcatggagctgcagtGGAGGAAAGTTGGACCTGGGAAGGATGAGACAATCTATCTCTACCGCTATGATGAAAGCAGACCCCTGGTTAATACTTATCCACAGGATGACAAATGCTCAGTGGGTTATTTGTCTCCAAATGGAGTCAACAGCAGAGAATGGATCAGGAAGAAATATGAAAAAAAGGCAAAAGTTTTTAAAGGAAAGGAGTTTGGGAAAGGAAATATTTCTCTGCAACTGAACAATATTCAGGTGGAAGACAAAGGAAAATATGTATGTTCTGCCACAgccaactcatttcacagagaGAGCATCACTGAAGTCTTGATTAGAG AATTTAAAGACTTTTCTCCTCAACTGGATAGACTAGACAGTATGAAAAGAAGGGTGGCTAAGTTTCCAATCAAAGGAGTGTTTAGGAAAGAGGCTTAA